From Pleuronectes platessa chromosome 17, fPlePla1.1, whole genome shotgun sequence, one genomic window encodes:
- the gja1b gene encoding gap junction alpha-1 protein, translating to MGDWSALGRLLDKVQAYSTAGGKVWLSVLFIFRILVLGTAVESAWGDEQSAFRCNTLQPGCDNVCYDKSFPISHVRLWVLQIIFVSTPTLLYLAHVFYLNRKEQKLNRKEDELKAVQNDGGDVDIPLKKIELKKLKYGIEEHGKVKMKGALLRTYIVSIFFKSTFEVGFLLIQWYMYGFTLSAVYTCERAPCPQKVECFLSRPTEKTVFIIFMLVVSMVSLLLNIIELFYVFYKRIKDRVKGKQPPTIYPSGGTLSPTPKELSTTKYAYYNGCSSPTAPLSPMSPPGYKLATGERGTGSCRNYNKQANEQNWANYSTEQNRLGQNGGGSTISNSHAQAFDFPDDTQEHKKLSSSAGHELQPLALMDARPCSRASSRMSSRARPDDLDV from the coding sequence ATGGGTGACTGGAGTGCTCTTGGTCGTCTGCTGGACAAGGTCCAGGCCTACTCTACTGCTGGGGGAAAGGTGTGGTTGTCGGTCCTCTTTATCTTCAGGATCCTGGTCCTTGGTACTGCAGTGGAATCAGCTTGGGGAGATGAGCAGTCTGCCTTCAGATGTAACACACTGCAGCCTGGTTGTGACAATGTCTGCTACGACAAATCCTTCCCCATCTCCCACGTTCGCCTCTGGGTCCTACAGATCATCTTTGTGTCAACGCCCACACTCCTCTACCTGGCTCATGTCTTCTATCTGAATAGGAAAGAACAGAAACTTAATAGGAAGGAGGATGAGCTTAAAGCAGTGCAaaatgatggaggtgatgttgaCATACCACTGAAGAAAATTGAGTTAAAAAAGCTTAAGTATGGCATTGAGGAGCATGGCAAAGTGAAGATGAAGGGGGCTCTCCTCAGAACCTATATAGTCAGTATTTTCTTCAAATCCACATTCGAGGTGGGTTTCCTGCTAATCCAGTGGTACATGTATGGTTTCACCCTCTCTGCAGTCTACACCTGTGAGAGGGCCCCATGCCCACAGAAGGTGGAGTGTTTCCTGTCCCGACCAACAGAGAAGACTGTCTTTATCATTTTCATGCTGGTGGTATCCATGGTGTCCCTGCTGCTCAACATCATTGAgcttttttatgtgttttataaGAGGATCAAAGATCGTGTGAAGGGCAAACAGCCGCCCACTATCTACCCAAGTGGAGGGACCTTGAGCCCCACCCCTAAAGAACTGTCCACCACCAAGTATGCTTACTATAACGGCTGTTCTTCCCCAACTGCCCCACTCTCCCCCATGTCCCCCCCAGGCTACAAGTTGGCCACAGGGGAGAGGGGAACCGGCTCATGTCGTAATTATAATAAGCAAGCCAATGAGCAGAACTGGGCCAATTACTCCACAGAGCAGAACCGGCTTGGCCAAAATGGTGGAGGCAGCACTATTTCAAATTCCCATGCACAAGCCTTTGACTTCCCTGATGATACCCAAGAGCATAAGAAACTGTCGTCATCAGCAGGACATGAGCTGCAGCCGTTAGCTTTGATGGACGCCAGGCCCTGTAGCCGGgccagcagcaggatgagcagCCGGGCCAGGCCAGATGACCTGGACGTGTAA